From a single Longimicrobiaceae bacterium genomic region:
- a CDS encoding histidinol-phosphate transaminase, which translates to MCAAEWDLSWTGNQFLDEAYVQEIAVQEAERIDFTRKGPIDSRPLAEALAGRHGVDPDRVLVGAGSSQVLEAVLRFHSGHEIVDVVPNFHMARLVAERDGRRYRAVEVREPADLLPALAALPLRSDSLVVLSSPRNPLGYAFPEEEVRALLEMAPGPVVVDEAYVEFAPAGLAHILAEHPNLILTRTFSKAWGMANLRVGYALSARVPHRLQRDYLLPYNVGELGQRVACALLRDPGPVLRSIDSARAARDRLVARLGSEGGGLRVWPSAANYVCVEHPEADVLADALRKDGIQVAAVRELRHYPRNWPAGLRISAPPVEVEERVLAVLAGATTPPVSCHIRSARSS; encoded by the coding sequence ATGTGCGCTGCCGAATGGGACCTGAGTTGGACCGGGAACCAGTTCCTGGACGAGGCGTACGTCCAGGAGATCGCGGTGCAGGAGGCGGAGCGGATCGACTTCACCCGCAAGGGACCCATCGACTCCCGGCCGCTCGCCGAGGCGCTCGCCGGCCGCCATGGGGTGGATCCGGACCGGGTGCTGGTGGGCGCGGGGAGCAGCCAGGTGCTGGAAGCCGTCCTCCGCTTCCATTCCGGGCACGAGATCGTGGACGTGGTCCCCAACTTCCACATGGCCCGGTTAGTGGCCGAGCGCGACGGGCGCCGGTACCGCGCGGTGGAGGTGCGGGAGCCTGCGGACCTCCTCCCCGCGCTCGCGGCGCTCCCGCTCCGCTCTGACTCGCTGGTGGTGCTCTCCTCCCCGCGCAACCCGCTCGGCTACGCCTTCCCGGAGGAGGAGGTGCGGGCGCTGCTGGAGATGGCCCCGGGACCGGTGGTGGTGGACGAGGCATACGTGGAGTTCGCCCCGGCCGGGCTGGCCCACATTCTCGCCGAGCACCCGAACCTGATCCTGACCCGCACCTTCTCCAAGGCGTGGGGCATGGCGAACCTGCGCGTGGGATACGCCCTGTCGGCGCGGGTGCCGCACCGCCTGCAGCGCGACTACCTCCTCCCCTACAACGTGGGGGAGCTGGGCCAGCGCGTGGCCTGCGCCCTGCTCCGGGACCCGGGGCCCGTCCTCCGCTCCATCGACTCGGCCCGGGCCGCGCGGGACCGGCTCGTAGCCCGGCTGGGCTCGGAGGGCGGGGGGCTGCGCGTCTGGCCCTCCGCCGCCAACTATGTGTGCGTGGAGCACCCGGAGGCGGACGTCCTGGCGGACGCCCTGCGGAAGGACGGGATCCAAGTGGCAGCCGTGCGCGAACTGCGGCACTATCCCCGCAACTGGCCGGCCGGGCTGCGCATCTCGGCCCCTCCGGTGGAGGTGGAGGAGCGGGTGCTCGCCGTGCTGGCCGGAGCAACGACCCCCCCCGTAAGCTGTCACATCCGAAGCGCGCGTTC
- the pyrB gene encoding aspartate carbamoyltransferase, with translation MEFRGSHILSIDQFSRSDIDVIFRTAREMEPYARRQKITRVLEGATLGNLFFEPSTRSRISFGAAFDRLGGAVRDTVGFQFSSMSKGESVYDTSRVVGGYVDVMVMRHPVEGAVREFAEATHIPVINGGDGPGEHPTQALLDLYTIRKELGRDLNQLDRTRVAMVGDLRYGRTVHSLTKLLSLFENIDFVFIAPQELQMPEALVEQARNRGHAVVQTTDMHEGISDVDVVYVTRLQQERFTTEEEAGKFLGYYVLNNAIYEKYCKPGTILMHPLPRDSRHGARELDEDLNHRPELAIFRQTDNGIPIRMALFALVLGVADRVHETARDAPWYVPEKIGVHDTK, from the coding sequence ATGGAATTCCGGGGCTCCCACATTCTCTCGATCGACCAGTTCAGCCGCTCGGACATCGACGTCATCTTCCGGACCGCGCGGGAAATGGAGCCCTACGCGCGCCGGCAGAAGATCACCCGCGTCCTGGAGGGCGCGACTCTGGGGAACCTCTTCTTCGAACCGAGCACCCGCTCGCGCATCAGCTTCGGCGCGGCGTTCGACCGACTCGGCGGCGCCGTCCGCGACACCGTAGGCTTCCAGTTCTCCTCCATGTCCAAAGGGGAGTCCGTCTACGACACCAGCCGGGTGGTCGGCGGGTACGTGGACGTGATGGTGATGCGCCACCCCGTGGAGGGCGCGGTCCGGGAGTTCGCGGAGGCCACGCATATCCCGGTGATCAACGGCGGCGACGGCCCCGGCGAGCACCCCACGCAGGCTCTCTTGGACCTCTACACTATCCGCAAGGAGTTGGGACGGGATCTCAACCAGCTCGACCGGACCCGCGTCGCGATGGTGGGCGACCTGCGCTACGGCCGTACGGTGCACTCGCTGACCAAGCTGCTGTCGCTCTTCGAGAACATCGACTTCGTCTTCATCGCGCCGCAGGAACTGCAGATGCCCGAGGCGCTGGTGGAGCAGGCCAGGAACCGGGGACACGCGGTGGTCCAGACCACCGATATGCACGAGGGGATCTCGGACGTGGACGTGGTCTACGTCACCCGGCTTCAGCAGGAGCGGTTCACCACCGAGGAGGAGGCCGGCAAGTTCCTGGGGTACTACGTCCTCAACAACGCCATCTACGAGAAGTACTGCAAGCCGGGGACGATCCTGATGCACCCGCTCCCCCGCGACAGCCGGCACGGCGCGCGCGAGCTGGACGAGGACCTGAACCACCGCCCCGAGCTGGCGATCTTCCGGCAGACCGACAACGGCATCCCGATCCGCATGGCGCTGTTCGCCCTGGTCCTCGGGGTCGCCGACCGGGTCCACGAGACGGCGCGCGACGCACCCTGGTACGTCCCGGAGAAGATCGGCGTCCACGACACCAAGTAG